The following are encoded in a window of Methylicorpusculum oleiharenae genomic DNA:
- a CDS encoding MFS transporter — MSQRLRASNKEIVGWAMFDFANQAYTLLIITVVFGDLFTRVIVGDAPDYRLGNFLWSLSLALGYLGVVILSPIAGAVMDYTASKKRFLFASYLLTVVSTGALYFVAPGYAWLGVLLLIVSNFAYSIGEAFIAAFLPELGPPEDLGKISGFGWALGYIGGMVSAVFVLLVLGEVSAENFESIRWVGPWAAFFVFVTAIPTFLWVRERGVSRPLPPGIGYLRLGISRVRSTIAHIKDRRDLAVLLVSIFFSMCGIYIIITYAFIYGAQIIGWDEQVRTWMFIIVQITAALGAVAFGFVQDRLGAMFTYRLTLVLWMLAIALIYLTPAISDALRTHFGVDWQAQYVFLLVGSLAGLCLGSCQSSTRTLVGLFSPLSRSAEYFGFWGLSMKLAGMTGLLGLGLLQVLVGLKSAILFCIVLFGAAFLFSRHVNESRGRALAEQADAG; from the coding sequence ATGAGTCAGCGCCTGAGAGCATCCAATAAAGAAATAGTGGGCTGGGCGATGTTTGATTTCGCTAACCAGGCCTATACCCTATTGATCATAACGGTCGTATTCGGTGATCTGTTCACCCGGGTTATCGTCGGCGATGCGCCCGACTATCGCCTCGGTAATTTTCTTTGGAGCCTATCACTGGCTTTAGGTTATTTGGGGGTGGTCATTCTTTCGCCGATTGCCGGTGCCGTGATGGATTACACGGCCAGCAAAAAACGCTTTTTATTTGCCAGCTATCTGCTGACAGTGGTGAGTACCGGCGCGCTTTATTTTGTGGCTCCGGGTTATGCCTGGCTGGGTGTGTTGCTGTTGATCGTTTCCAATTTTGCCTATTCGATAGGCGAAGCCTTTATTGCCGCTTTTTTGCCCGAACTCGGACCTCCTGAGGATCTGGGGAAGATTTCCGGATTTGGTTGGGCGCTAGGTTATATAGGCGGTATGGTCTCGGCTGTTTTCGTCTTATTGGTTCTGGGCGAGGTGAGTGCTGAAAATTTCGAGAGCATTCGCTGGGTTGGGCCCTGGGCTGCTTTTTTCGTCTTTGTTACGGCTATCCCTACTTTTTTATGGGTCAGGGAACGTGGCGTGTCCAGACCTTTGCCGCCTGGAATCGGCTATTTGCGATTAGGCATCAGTCGAGTGCGTTCCACGATTGCGCATATCAAGGATCGCCGCGATCTGGCGGTGCTGCTGGTGTCTATTTTTTTCTCGATGTGCGGCATCTACATCATCATCACTTATGCCTTTATCTATGGTGCGCAGATTATCGGCTGGGACGAGCAGGTCAGAACCTGGATGTTTATAATCGTACAGATTACCGCAGCACTTGGCGCGGTAGCTTTCGGCTTTGTTCAGGATCGCCTCGGAGCCATGTTTACCTACCGTTTGACATTGGTATTATGGATGCTGGCTATCGCGCTGATTTATTTGACCCCTGCGATAAGCGATGCCCTGCGAACACACTTTGGCGTGGATTGGCAGGCGCAGTATGTCTTTTTGCTGGTAGGGAGTTTGGCGGGTTTGTGCCTAGGTTCCTGTCAGTCATCCACTCGAACGCTGGTAGGGCTTTTTTCGCCGTTGTCTCGTTCAGCCGAGTATTTCGGGTTTTGGGGCTTGTCGATGAAGCTGGCCGGTATGACCGGTTTATTGGGTCTTGGGCTGCTGCAGGTACTGGTCGGTCTGAAAAGCGCTATTTTATTCTGTATTGTCTTGTTCGGCGCGGCGTTTTTGTTCAGCCGTCATGTCAATGAGTCAAGAGGCCGTGCCTTGGCTGAGCAAGCGGATGCCGGGTAA
- a CDS encoding heme/hemin ABC transporter substrate-binding protein — MSSHLSVQAAELPQVTGENERISAHRIISAGGGITEILYALGAGQQLVGTDTTSSYPEAATKLPSVGYQRNLSAEGILSLAPDLLLISPVAGPPTVLKQISAAGIPVKTIEEDYSKEGLIKKIRHIAALVDKQNQSEPLLARLSEDFDTLEKTRGHSDRRPRILFLLTVSQGNLLAAGSDTPADAMIQLAGGSNAMNSFTSYKPLSTEALITAAPDIILCTDLTLNSVGGLENLLNRPGIKLTPAGHKDRVIVMDTLFLLGFGPRTGQAALDLSRQIQSFSVLKSGL; from the coding sequence TTGAGTTCGCACTTATCAGTGCAAGCAGCTGAATTGCCTCAGGTAACCGGAGAAAATGAACGTATCAGTGCCCACCGAATCATCTCTGCAGGAGGCGGGATCACCGAAATTCTTTATGCCTTGGGCGCAGGTCAACAATTGGTAGGTACAGACACTACCAGCTCCTATCCGGAAGCTGCAACAAAATTGCCCAGCGTGGGCTATCAGCGCAACTTGTCGGCTGAAGGCATTTTATCCCTGGCACCTGACTTGCTGTTAATCTCTCCTGTGGCAGGCCCACCAACTGTATTAAAGCAAATCAGCGCTGCAGGCATACCCGTCAAAACGATAGAGGAAGACTATTCAAAAGAAGGTCTCATCAAAAAAATCAGACATATCGCGGCGCTAGTAGACAAGCAGAACCAAAGCGAACCCCTGCTTGCCCGGCTAAGCGAAGACTTCGACACACTGGAAAAAACGCGCGGACACTCAGACCGACGGCCACGCATCCTGTTTTTATTGACGGTTTCACAAGGCAATCTGCTGGCGGCCGGCAGTGATACGCCTGCCGATGCCATGATTCAGTTAGCCGGCGGAAGCAATGCGATGAACAGCTTTACCAGCTATAAACCGCTAAGCACTGAAGCGTTGATAACAGCTGCACCCGACATCATTTTGTGTACCGATTTAACCCTCAACTCTGTCGGCGGCCTGGAAAATCTCTTGAATAGACCCGGCATTAAATTGACGCCGGCCGGACACAAAGACCGCGTTATTGTCATGGATACACTCTTTTTACTGGGTTTCGGCCCTAGAACCGGTCAAGCTGCCTTGGATTTAAGCCGCCAAATCCAAAGTTTTTCAGTTTTAAAATCTGGATTATGA
- a CDS encoding HugZ family pyridoxamine 5'-phosphate oxidase, producing MKDKTIDMNEVLENCQQLPERFNSLLMATVSPTGFPEASYAAYVKYEGSFYVYVSELAAHTRNMAHSGLAGVLFIEDEDKAVNLFARQRVTYQCTALEVARDSQAFEEIMSLFEAKFGEFINFLKQLQDFHLFRLTPQKGNFVQGFARAFTIEGDAMDQLRPINDRGHKTASNRSSSQSN from the coding sequence ATGAAAGACAAAACGATTGATATGAACGAAGTTCTCGAGAATTGCCAACAACTGCCGGAACGGTTTAACAGCTTATTGATGGCTACCGTCAGCCCGACAGGCTTCCCTGAAGCCAGCTATGCAGCCTATGTAAAATACGAAGGCAGTTTTTATGTCTATGTCAGCGAACTGGCCGCACATACACGCAATATGGCCCATAGCGGGCTGGCGGGCGTGCTGTTTATTGAAGATGAAGACAAAGCCGTCAATTTGTTTGCACGGCAACGCGTAACCTATCAATGCACTGCCCTGGAAGTGGCACGAGACAGCCAAGCGTTCGAAGAAATCATGTCACTGTTTGAAGCCAAATTTGGTGAGTTCATCAATTTCCTGAAACAGTTACAGGATTTTCATTTGTTCCGTCTTACGCCTCAAAAAGGTAATTTTGTTCAGGGCTTTGCGCGTGCATTCACTATCGAAGGCGACGCGATGGACCAGCTTCGCCCCATTAATGATAGGGGCCATAAGACAGCCTCAAACCGTTCTTCAAGCCAGTCAAATTGA
- a CDS encoding ChuX/HutX family heme-like substrate-binding protein, whose amino-acid sequence MNLNPIYTDPYSPQALKQEWTELCLAIPRLRIREAAATLNVSEAELLATGCGSTVTRLNLDWPEIFKALPTIGTVMALTRNDFAVHETTGLYTVIHHSDEGCRVKSDAANLQLLPQVIHAAFGVMEPSLNETRFSLQFFAADGSAIHKIYMTADSDLSRYHALVKQLTSADQSQHQTIDSPPRFTRFNIATFNSRCVTQTMHRHRDSEDFYTGLMTMGIVSNQVETDTSTLDFLTPDLLEPLLNKIAAQGLSISICVRNFGCIQVYQGPIHNIRITGPWFNILDEHFSLHLNTEAMSGFRVKTQSTDEKQVLKILEFVDANHQIIALMLLNADQETGSMNLWNDLISEEVSGGSRLR is encoded by the coding sequence ATGAATTTAAATCCCATCTACACCGACCCCTACTCACCTCAGGCTCTTAAACAAGAATGGACTGAACTGTGTCTTGCCATCCCGCGCCTGCGAATCAGGGAAGCAGCAGCAACGCTGAATGTGAGCGAAGCGGAACTGCTTGCAACGGGATGCGGCAGCACAGTGACGCGGCTTAACCTGGATTGGCCGGAGATATTTAAGGCATTACCGACAATAGGCACCGTCATGGCTTTGACACGAAATGACTTTGCCGTGCATGAAACAACCGGACTTTATACTGTAATTCACCATTCAGATGAAGGCTGCCGAGTAAAGAGCGACGCCGCTAATTTACAGTTATTGCCCCAAGTGATTCATGCCGCTTTTGGCGTGATGGAACCGTCCCTCAACGAAACTCGCTTCAGCCTGCAATTTTTTGCGGCTGACGGCTCGGCAATTCATAAAATTTATATGACGGCGGACAGTGATTTAAGTAGGTACCATGCACTGGTCAAGCAACTGACATCCGCCGATCAATCCCAGCATCAAACAATTGACTCGCCGCCTCGCTTTACCCGGTTTAACATCGCCACATTCAACTCCCGATGCGTAACGCAGACAATGCATCGCCACAGAGATAGCGAAGATTTTTATACCGGCCTGATGACCATGGGCATAGTGTCTAACCAAGTTGAAACTGACACATCAACCCTCGATTTTCTGACACCCGATTTATTAGAACCTCTTTTAAACAAAATAGCAGCGCAGGGTTTGAGCATCAGCATCTGCGTTAGAAATTTCGGATGCATTCAGGTTTATCAAGGCCCCATCCATAATATCCGGATCACCGGACCTTGGTTTAACATTTTGGACGAGCATTTTAGCCTCCACCTGAACACGGAAGCCATGTCCGGCTTTAGAGTGAAGACTCAAAGCACCGATGAAAAACAGGTGCTGAAGATCCTTGAGTTCGTCGATGCCAATCATCAGATCATCGCGTTGATGTTACTTAACGCCGACCAAGAAACGGGCAGCATGAACCTATGGAACGACTTGATTAGCGAGGAGGTTAGCGGAGGAAGCCGGTTAAGATAA
- a CDS encoding FecCD family ABC transporter permease produces MTQRSDRHYALGLLTGLVIITCLLSLGTGAVTIEPLQILAILGHTAGIDLPWDFTPEQHAVLTAIRSPRLVLGLLVGGTLAVSGAAMQGLFRNPLADPGLIGISSGAALAAVSVIILGPLFLPALTGWLGTTLLPLAAFSGGFAVTLLVYRLATVNGTVNISTLLLAGIAINALSGSVTGLLVYLANDEQLRTLTFWSMGSLGGMTWPVLLSGLPFFLLPLIMLPMLSRALNALLLGEAEAGHLGFPVETVKTVVIILVALGVGVSVALSGIIGFIGLVTPHVLRLWLGPDHRILVPGSALLGATLLLSADLLARSVAAPAEMPIGIITGLLGSPFFLWLLLRLKLMGD; encoded by the coding sequence GTGACTCAGCGATCGGATAGGCACTACGCATTAGGGTTATTGACCGGGTTAGTGATTATCACCTGTCTGTTGTCGCTGGGAACCGGTGCAGTAACCATTGAACCCTTACAAATCCTTGCCATCCTGGGCCATACCGCCGGAATTGATTTACCCTGGGATTTTACGCCTGAGCAACATGCCGTACTAACTGCGATTCGCTCACCCAGGCTGGTTCTGGGTTTGTTGGTTGGAGGCACCTTGGCCGTTTCCGGCGCAGCCATGCAGGGATTATTTCGCAATCCTCTCGCAGATCCCGGCTTGATCGGCATTTCCAGTGGCGCCGCCCTGGCAGCTGTTTCGGTCATCATATTAGGTCCGTTATTTTTACCGGCTCTGACTGGCTGGTTAGGCACAACACTGTTACCTTTAGCTGCGTTTTCAGGTGGCTTTGCCGTCACCCTCCTGGTTTACCGGCTAGCCACAGTCAACGGCACCGTCAACATCTCCACCTTGCTGCTGGCCGGCATTGCTATCAATGCCTTGTCGGGTTCGGTAACCGGCTTACTGGTCTATCTTGCCAATGACGAGCAATTACGAACCCTGACTTTTTGGAGCATGGGCAGTCTTGGCGGAATGACCTGGCCGGTATTGCTCAGCGGCCTGCCTTTTTTTTTATTGCCGCTGATCATGCTGCCGATGTTATCTCGCGCACTCAATGCCTTGTTGTTGGGCGAAGCTGAAGCCGGTCATTTGGGCTTTCCTGTAGAAACCGTCAAAACCGTAGTCATCATTTTAGTAGCGCTGGGAGTGGGCGTATCGGTAGCGCTGTCGGGCATCATTGGGTTCATAGGGCTGGTCACACCTCATGTGCTGAGATTGTGGCTGGGGCCAGATCATCGTATTTTGGTTCCCGGTTCAGCTTTGCTAGGGGCAACCCTGCTGCTGAGTGCCGATCTTCTGGCGCGCAGTGTTGCTGCTCCAGCCGAAATGCCTATCGGAATAATCACCGGCTTATTGGGTAGCCCCTTCTTCCTGTGGCTATTACTCCGGCTCAAACTCATGGGCGATTAA
- a CDS encoding ABC transporter permease: protein MNINPEFQRQLYLECSHARLIGIPLILGAVFTFSYFADNHRLASGSAQAAMTLFLIITLLWGVRQTMDSVVEEYRDRTWDTQRLSALSPWQMTWGKWLGSTIMVWYAGLICLLVYLIASEPGQPLFWPCFYATGGALLVQGLSLLLGQISVRQGHTKTGSTLLIVLLGVFIIAPWNRFASFGYFQQTAAVTWYHLRIIQQDFELISLLLALFWCSVGNYRLMSQELGIRTTPWCWLAFAVFLIVYLGGFLPGTSYPFSLMAFMVCISLGYIGVVIERNEAIRIKRLLTYLQQHNWRRSAEELPVWCVSLLLATPFALLLSLSEHPMRNLGNSFHFYPLPVLLLLLRDVALYLFFSYGKNPQRALSLTLLWGVLLYGILPGMFTLAGQNWLAALFFPLWADSASGALVCALLQTALLSALLYRRWQENV, encoded by the coding sequence ATGAATATCAATCCTGAATTTCAGCGGCAGCTTTATCTGGAATGCTCACATGCGCGGCTGATCGGCATTCCGTTGATTCTCGGAGCTGTTTTCACGTTCAGCTATTTTGCGGATAACCACCGGTTGGCAAGCGGCAGCGCGCAAGCTGCTATGACTTTGTTTCTGATTATCACGCTGCTATGGGGTGTCCGGCAAACGATGGATAGCGTGGTAGAGGAATACCGCGACCGCACATGGGATACTCAACGTTTATCGGCATTAAGCCCATGGCAGATGACCTGGGGTAAATGGCTGGGCAGTACGATCATGGTCTGGTATGCCGGGTTGATTTGCCTGCTGGTTTATCTGATTGCCAGTGAACCGGGACAACCCCTGTTTTGGCCTTGTTTTTATGCAACCGGAGGCGCTCTGCTGGTACAAGGACTCAGCCTTTTATTGGGTCAGATCAGCGTTCGTCAGGGACACACCAAAACCGGGTCAACGCTATTAATCGTTTTATTAGGCGTGTTCATCATCGCGCCATGGAATCGCTTCGCCAGTTTTGGCTATTTTCAGCAAACGGCGGCGGTAACCTGGTATCACTTGCGCATCATTCAGCAGGATTTTGAACTGATCAGTCTGTTATTGGCATTATTCTGGTGCAGCGTGGGTAACTACCGGTTGATGTCACAAGAATTGGGAATAAGGACAACTCCCTGGTGCTGGCTGGCATTTGCGGTATTTTTGATCGTCTATTTGGGTGGCTTCCTGCCCGGCACCTCATACCCGTTTTCACTGATGGCTTTTATGGTATGCATCTCACTCGGCTATATCGGTGTTGTGATCGAACGTAACGAAGCCATTCGTATTAAACGGTTGTTGACTTATCTGCAGCAACACAATTGGCGGCGCAGCGCAGAAGAATTGCCCGTCTGGTGTGTTAGCTTGCTGCTGGCCACACCTTTCGCGCTGCTGCTCAGCTTGTCTGAACATCCTATGCGCAATCTGGGCAACAGCTTTCATTTTTATCCGCTGCCGGTTTTATTGCTGTTATTGCGCGATGTGGCTTTGTACCTGTTTTTCAGCTACGGCAAAAATCCACAACGCGCCTTAAGCCTGACACTGCTATGGGGCGTGTTGTTGTATGGCATCCTTCCGGGTATGTTCACCCTGGCGGGGCAAAATTGGCTGGCCGCGCTGTTTTTTCCGCTGTGGGCGGATTCGGCAAGTGGCGCTCTGGTTTGTGCGTTGTTACAAACCGCCTTGTTGTCGGCTTTACTCTACAGACGCTGGCAGGAGAACGTTTGA
- the dbpA gene encoding ATP-dependent RNA helicase DbpA: MNIINPTLSSSSPVSAAGRSFNELPLPEAMLATLQQLEYLSMTPIQAASLPITLAGHDLIAQAKTGSGKTAAFALTLLNNLNPRRFAVQAMVLCPTRELADQVTQEIRRLARSADNIKILSLCGGTTMRPQMTSLEHGAHIVVGTPGRIMDHLQRASLNLEALNTLVLDEADRMLDMGFYDDIAYVAKRCPAGRQTLLFSATYPEGIDRLAKQFQRNPQEVKLLEQHEDSKIRQRFYEIKNEERLQAVGILLRHYRPVSTLAFCNTKQQCRDLLDVLHKQGFHALTLNGDLEQRERDQVLIQFANRSCSVLVATDVAARGLDINQLEAVINVDVTPDPEIHIHRIGRTGRAEENGWALSLCSPSEWNRVNAIAKMTHSEPEWHSLASLESGGDSSLLPPMVTLLILGGRKEKIRPGDVLGALTGEAGFTREQVGKITITDQTTFVAVARDIAREAVRKLSAGKIKGKKVKVRILKD; this comes from the coding sequence ATGAATATTATTAATCCTACTCTCTCTTCCTCGTCCCCAGTTAGCGCTGCAGGCCGCTCATTTAACGAATTACCACTGCCGGAAGCTATGCTGGCGACGCTGCAGCAGCTTGAATACCTGAGCATGACACCGATTCAGGCCGCCAGTCTGCCGATTACGCTGGCGGGTCACGATTTGATAGCTCAAGCCAAGACGGGTAGCGGCAAGACGGCAGCATTTGCATTGACGCTATTGAACAACCTGAATCCGCGCCGTTTTGCGGTGCAAGCAATGGTTTTGTGCCCGACACGTGAACTGGCCGATCAGGTTACTCAGGAAATCCGCCGTTTGGCCCGATCTGCGGACAACATCAAAATACTGTCTTTGTGCGGTGGGACTACGATGCGGCCGCAGATGACGAGTCTGGAGCACGGGGCGCACATCGTTGTCGGAACTCCGGGCCGGATCATGGATCATCTGCAGCGGGCCAGTCTGAATCTGGAAGCACTTAATACGCTGGTACTCGATGAGGCCGATCGTATGCTCGATATGGGCTTTTACGACGATATCGCTTATGTAGCCAAGCGTTGTCCTGCCGGACGTCAGACCTTGTTATTCTCGGCGACTTATCCCGAGGGAATTGACCGGCTGGCAAAACAATTCCAGCGTAATCCTCAGGAAGTGAAACTGTTGGAACAGCATGAGGACAGCAAAATTCGCCAGCGTTTTTACGAGATCAAAAACGAGGAGAGGTTGCAAGCTGTTGGCATTTTGCTGAGACATTATCGCCCGGTTAGCACGCTGGCTTTCTGTAACACCAAACAACAATGTCGTGACTTACTGGATGTATTGCATAAACAGGGCTTTCATGCACTGACTTTAAACGGCGATCTTGAACAACGCGAGCGTGATCAGGTGCTGATCCAGTTTGCCAATCGCAGTTGTTCGGTGCTGGTGGCGACTGATGTTGCTGCGCGCGGCCTGGATATTAACCAACTTGAAGCGGTCATCAATGTCGATGTGACGCCTGATCCTGAAATTCATATCCATCGTATTGGCCGCACCGGCCGTGCCGAGGAAAATGGCTGGGCATTGAGCCTGTGTAGTCCTTCAGAATGGAACCGGGTCAACGCGATCGCAAAAATGACCCACAGCGAGCCGGAGTGGCACAGTCTTGCATCATTGGAAAGCGGGGGAGACAGCTCGCTGTTGCCGCCCATGGTAACGCTGTTGATTCTGGGTGGACGCAAAGAAAAAATCCGTCCCGGCGATGTGTTGGGCGCGCTTACCGGTGAAGCCGGATTCACCCGTGAGCAAGTCGGTAAAATCACGATAACCGATCAAACCACGTTTGTGGCTGTTGCCCGCGATATTGCCCGAGAAGCGGTTCGCAAGTTGTCGGCAGGTAAGATCAAGGGCAAAAAAGTAAAAGTCCGGATATTGAAGGACTAA